A single genomic interval of Lacrimispora sphenoides JCM 1415 harbors:
- the pgsA gene encoding CDP-diacylglycerol--glycerol-3-phosphate 3-phosphatidyltransferase — translation MNLPNKLTILRVIMIPFFVLFLLLDGGANASYRYIAAVIFIVASFTDFLDGNIARKYGLVTNFGKFMDPLADKLLVCAGLICFTALGQLSAWIVIVIISREFIISGFRLVASDNGVVIAASYWGKFKTVSQMIMSVLLILNIPALSILTTVFVWIATILTLVSLVDYIAKNYRVLMEGSM, via the coding sequence ATGAATTTACCGAATAAGCTTACGATTTTAAGAGTTATTATGATTCCGTTTTTTGTTCTGTTTCTGCTGCTTGACGGAGGTGCCAATGCGTCATACCGTTATATTGCGGCGGTCATATTCATTGTGGCCAGCTTTACGGATTTTCTTGACGGAAATATCGCAAGAAAGTATGGCCTGGTGACTAATTTTGGCAAGTTTATGGACCCTCTGGCGGATAAGCTGCTGGTCTGTGCAGGACTTATCTGTTTTACGGCCCTGGGCCAGCTTTCTGCCTGGATTGTTATCGTGATTATTAGCCGTGAATTTATTATCAGTGGTTTCCGTCTGGTGGCTTCTGATAATGGCGTGGTGATCGCGGCAAGCTATTGGGGAAAGTTTAAAACAGTGTCCCAGATGATTATGTCGGTTCTTCTTATCCTGAATATTCCGGCATTGTCCATACTCACAACAGTGTTTGTCTGGATCGCCACTATCCTTACCTTGGTTTCACTAGTTGATTATATAGCAAAAAATTACCGCGTTCTTATGGAAGGGAGCATGTGA
- a CDS encoding YicC/YloC family endoribonuclease: MIKSMTGFGRCETVTDEYKISVEMKAVNHRYLDLSIKMPKKFNFFEAGIRNLLKNYIQRGKVDVFITYEDYTENKLCLKYNSALAAEYMDYFAKMEAQFGIQNDIKVSTLARCPEVLIMEEVPEDENQMWKLLSETIEEAAKRFVETRVTEGENLKSDLLGKLKFMTELVEFIDERSPRILLEYRAKLEDKVKELLASATIDEGRIAAEVTIFADKICVDEETVRLRSHIENTCAELNAGGSVGRKLDFIAQEMNREANTILSKANDLEISDKAIALKTEIEKVREQIQNIE; encoded by the coding sequence ATGATCAAAAGCATGACAGGTTTTGGCAGATGCGAAACTGTCACGGATGAATATAAGATTTCCGTAGAAATGAAAGCTGTAAATCACAGATATCTGGATTTAAGCATAAAGATGCCGAAAAAGTTTAATTTCTTTGAAGCAGGGATCAGGAATCTATTAAAGAATTATATCCAGCGCGGAAAGGTTGATGTTTTTATCACCTATGAGGATTACACAGAGAATAAGCTGTGCTTGAAGTATAACAGTGCGCTGGCTGCTGAATATATGGATTATTTCGCAAAGATGGAGGCACAATTCGGAATTCAGAACGACATCAAGGTATCGACTCTGGCCAGGTGCCCGGAGGTCCTTATTATGGAAGAGGTTCCGGAGGATGAGAATCAGATGTGGAAGCTTCTTTCAGAAACCATAGAGGAAGCTGCAAAACGTTTTGTGGAAACCAGAGTGACAGAAGGGGAAAACCTAAAGAGCGATCTCCTTGGAAAGCTTAAGTTTATGACTGAGCTTGTGGAATTTATTGATGAACGGTCCCCCAGGATTCTATTAGAATACAGGGCAAAACTGGAGGACAAGGTGAAGGAATTGCTGGCAAGCGCTACCATTGATGAGGGAAGAATTGCAGCGGAAGTTACGATATTTGCCGATAAAATCTGTGTGGATGAAGAAACCGTACGGCTCAGAAGCCACATTGAAAATACTTGTGCAGAGCTTAATGCAGGCGGAAGTGTGGGAAGAAAACTGGATTTCATCGCTCAGGAGATGAACCGGGAGGCGAATACCATACTTTCCAAAGCCAATGACCTGGAAATTTCCGATAAGGCCATCGCTCTGAAGACCGAGATTGAAAAGGTTAGGGAACAGATCCAGAATATTGAGTAG
- a CDS encoding LytR/AlgR family response regulator transcription factor — MIYIYLCEDDNMQLNRWISIIEKYLIMNPTESKLYCATSNPEELLSMRRRSNTIGLYFLDIDLQSNKNGIELAQEIRKYDPRGYIVFVTTHSEMAILTFRYKVEAMDFITKDETETLPDQICSCIQNAETNYKTQLDSSNRLLSIKLDKDSLVLDQNDIVAITTSDDSHKIIVHTKTGTRQISGSLKEIQASLNSDFCQCNRSTIINMKHVLKYSRENALLHMNNKETYSVSIRMMGKVQKALNNIHV; from the coding sequence ATGATCTACATATATCTTTGCGAAGATGATAATATGCAATTAAATCGCTGGATAAGCATCATAGAAAAATATCTAATAATGAACCCAACAGAATCCAAGCTTTATTGTGCAACCTCAAACCCGGAAGAACTGCTTTCCATGCGAAGGCGTTCCAACACTATCGGACTTTATTTTCTGGACATTGATTTGCAGTCAAATAAAAATGGAATTGAACTGGCTCAGGAAATACGCAAATATGATCCAAGGGGATATATTGTCTTTGTAACTACTCACAGTGAAATGGCTATTCTTACCTTCCGCTATAAGGTGGAAGCAATGGACTTCATCACAAAAGACGAAACAGAAACCTTACCAGATCAGATCTGCTCCTGTATACAAAATGCAGAGACTAATTATAAGACTCAGTTGGACTCCTCCAATCGTCTTTTATCCATAAAGCTGGATAAAGATTCACTGGTTCTGGATCAAAATGACATTGTAGCAATTACGACCAGCGACGATTCCCACAAAATCATCGTTCATACCAAAACCGGAACACGTCAGATCTCAGGCTCATTAAAAGAAATCCAAGCATCCTTGAATTCTGATTTCTGCCAATGCAACCGTTCCACCATCATAAATATGAAACATGTATTAAAGTATTCCAGGGAAAATGCTTTGCTACATATGAATAATAAAGAAACCTATTCCGTATCGATTCGCATGATGGGAAAAGTGCAAAAAGCTTTAAATAACATTCATGTTTAA
- a CDS encoding ABC transporter ATP-binding protein → MEDKRETKVKVMNLTKQFDQLLVLDDISFDVKKGEFLCIVGPTGCGKTTFLNSLTKLYQPTKGEILINNEPVDLKKHSIAYIFQEYSTMPWLTVEENIRFGLDIKHTSKELADQKVEEYLEVVGLTKYRKYYPDQLSASMLQRVVIARAFATEPELLLMDEPYGQLDIELRFKLEDELLSLWKRNGTTVIFITHNIEEAVYLGERILVLTNKPTTIKTEIKNDLPRPRDIASKDFVELRNKVTDLIKWW, encoded by the coding sequence ATGGAAGATAAAAGAGAAACAAAAGTAAAGGTAATGAATCTGACAAAACAGTTCGACCAGCTTCTTGTTCTGGATGACATATCCTTTGATGTGAAAAAAGGAGAATTCCTTTGTATTGTAGGGCCTACAGGCTGTGGCAAGACAACATTTTTAAACAGCCTTACCAAGCTTTATCAGCCCACAAAAGGGGAGATATTAATTAACAATGAGCCTGTGGATTTAAAAAAGCACAGCATTGCATATATTTTTCAGGAATATTCAACGATGCCATGGCTGACGGTAGAAGAAAATATCCGTTTTGGTCTGGATATTAAACATACTTCAAAAGAGTTGGCGGATCAGAAGGTGGAGGAGTATTTAGAGGTGGTAGGACTGACGAAATACCGTAAATACTATCCTGATCAGCTTTCGGCAAGTATGCTCCAGCGGGTAGTCATCGCCAGAGCATTTGCTACAGAGCCGGAGTTATTGCTAATGGATGAACCCTACGGGCAGCTGGATATTGAACTGCGGTTTAAGCTGGAGGATGAGCTGTTAAGCCTGTGGAAACGAAATGGGACAACTGTTATTTTCATTACCCACAATATCGAAGAGGCAGTCTATTTAGGGGAAAGGATTCTTGTTCTTACCAATAAGCCTACAACGATAAAAACAGAGATCAAAAATGATCTGCCAAGGCCGAGGGATATTGCTTCTAAGGACTTCGTAGAATTACGAAATAAAGTGACTGATTTAATTAAATGGTGGTAG
- the rimO gene encoding 30S ribosomal protein S12 methylthiotransferase RimO encodes MKLLCVSLGCDKNLVDTEMMLGLLNKDGYTFTDDEYEADVIVINTCCFIGDAKEESVNTILEMAQRKIDGKCKALIVTGCLAQRYKQEIIDEIPEVDGILGTSTYDEISYVLAEALGGKEHVQRFHELDEIPEVETDRILTTGGHYAFLKIAEGCDKHCTYCIIPSLRGNYRSVPMERLVKEAERLAERGVKELILVAQETTLYGVDLYGEKSLPKLLKSLCRISGIQWIRIQYCYPEEITDELIQTIKEEEKICKYLDLPIQHASDRILKRMGRKATKAQLREIVEKLRREIPDIALRTTLISGFPGETPEDHEELMEFVDEMEFQRLGVFAYSAEEDTPAAEFPDQVLQETKEERRDAIMELQQEISFDFSKSMIGKTLEVMIEGKVADENAYVGRTFMDGPGVDGMIFVQTAEELMSGDFARVRVTGAMEYDLIGELEDEFTE; translated from the coding sequence ATGAAGTTATTATGTGTTTCACTGGGCTGTGACAAGAATCTTGTGGATACAGAGATGATGCTGGGCCTTCTGAATAAAGACGGATATACCTTTACGGATGATGAGTATGAGGCGGATGTGATTGTGATCAATACCTGTTGCTTCATCGGTGATGCAAAAGAGGAAAGCGTAAATACCATACTGGAGATGGCCCAGAGAAAGATTGACGGCAAATGCAAGGCTTTGATCGTAACCGGCTGCCTGGCCCAGCGGTATAAACAGGAGATCATAGACGAGATTCCTGAAGTAGATGGAATTTTAGGTACTTCCACCTATGACGAGATCTCTTACGTTCTGGCGGAAGCTTTGGGCGGAAAAGAACACGTTCAGCGTTTTCACGAACTGGACGAGATTCCTGAAGTGGAAACAGACCGGATTCTTACAACAGGGGGGCATTATGCCTTTTTAAAGATTGCGGAAGGCTGTGACAAGCATTGTACTTACTGTATTATTCCGTCTTTGCGTGGTAATTACCGCAGTGTTCCCATGGAACGTCTGGTAAAGGAAGCTGAAAGGCTGGCTGAGAGGGGGGTGAAAGAGCTTATTTTAGTTGCTCAGGAGACGACTCTGTATGGTGTGGATCTATATGGTGAGAAATCACTTCCAAAGCTTCTTAAAAGCCTGTGCCGCATATCCGGGATTCAGTGGATCCGGATCCAGTACTGTTATCCGGAAGAAATCACGGATGAACTGATCCAGACCATAAAGGAAGAAGAGAAGATATGTAAATACCTTGATCTGCCCATTCAGCATGCCAGCGACCGGATCTTAAAACGTATGGGCCGCAAGGCCACAAAGGCCCAGCTTCGGGAAATCGTGGAAAAGCTTCGGAGAGAAATTCCGGATATCGCTCTTAGGACCACACTGATCTCAGGATTCCCAGGGGAAACCCCGGAAGATCACGAAGAACTGATGGAGTTCGTGGATGAGATGGAATTCCAGCGTTTGGGAGTGTTTGCATATTCGGCAGAAGAAGATACACCTGCTGCGGAATTTCCGGATCAGGTTTTGCAGGAGACAAAGGAGGAACGCCGTGATGCCATCATGGAGCTCCAGCAGGAGATCTCCTTTGATTTTTCTAAATCCATGATCGGGAAAACTCTGGAGGTCATGATCGAAGGCAAGGTGGCGGATGAAAACGCTTATGTAGGACGTACCTTTATGGATGGTCCTGGTGTGGATGGAATGATTTTTGTTCAGACAGCCGAAGAACTGATGTCAGGTGATTTTGCAAGAGTCCGCGTGACGGGGGCTATGGAATATGATTTGATAGGAGAGTTGGAGGATGAATTTACCGAATAA
- a CDS encoding ABC transporter ATP-binding protein gives MEPTAGTLTGVLQCSHVSKEFDSFDGTGKNLVLKDIDFSVKENEFLVLFGPGQCGKTTLLNILAGLEPATSGEVMDHGKKVTAPAPKRGVVYQKTALFPWLTVMGNVEFGPKVRGFKKEEIKKIADHYIELVGLKGFEKSYPSQLSGGMRQRVGIARAFSNNPDIMLMDEPFGHLDAQTRYMMEEELQRIWQKEKRTVIFVTNNIEEALFLADRIILMTNCPSAIKKEYKIDLPHPRSYVDYEFLRLRQEITENMDKSL, from the coding sequence ATGGAACCAACAGCAGGGACTTTAACAGGAGTACTTCAGTGCAGTCATGTCTCCAAGGAATTTGACAGCTTTGACGGTACCGGCAAGAACCTGGTATTAAAGGACATTGATTTTTCTGTTAAGGAAAATGAATTTTTGGTGTTGTTTGGACCGGGACAGTGCGGGAAAACCACTTTGCTTAACATTTTGGCAGGTTTAGAGCCGGCCACCTCCGGGGAAGTGATGGATCATGGGAAAAAGGTGACTGCTCCTGCTCCGAAACGAGGAGTTGTTTATCAGAAGACAGCATTATTTCCATGGCTTACAGTCATGGGAAATGTGGAATTTGGGCCGAAGGTCCGTGGATTTAAGAAAGAGGAGATAAAAAAGATTGCAGATCATTATATTGAACTGGTAGGTTTAAAAGGGTTTGAAAAAAGTTATCCCTCCCAGTTATCAGGCGGAATGAGACAAAGAGTCGGAATTGCCAGAGCATTCAGCAATAATCCTGATATTATGCTGATGGATGAACCTTTCGGCCATTTAGATGCTCAAACAAGATATATGATGGAGGAAGAACTTCAGAGAATCTGGCAGAAAGAAAAGAGAACGGTAATCTTCGTTACCAATAACATTGAGGAAGCGTTATTTCTGGCAGACCGGATCATACTGATGACCAACTGTCCTTCTGCCATTAAGAAAGAATATAAGATCGATCTGCCACATCCCAGAAGCTATGTTGACTATGAATTCCTACGTTTACGGCAGGAGATAACTGAAAATATGGACAAATCGCTGTAA
- a CDS encoding Rqc2 family fibronectin-binding protein, whose amino-acid sequence MALDGIVMANLAAEMKDRLEGGKIAKIAQPEKDELLFTIKNQKNTWRLLISASASLPLIYFTEANKQSPMTAPNFCMLLRKHIGNGRIIRVSQPGLERILCMEVEHFDELGDKRTKKLIIEIMGKHSNIIFCNEEDLILDSIKHISAQVSSVREVLPGRTYFIPQTMEKKDPLTITEEEFIDVIGQTAAPIQKALYMKLTGLSPIMGHELCNLASIDGDRSANGMTELELIHLYHMFSFIMDDVKHGHFTPNIIYKKEEPVEFSSLPLTCYQGEGYVSQCFDSISTLLENYYASKNTITRIRQKSVDLRKIVQTALERNYKKYDLQAKQLKDTDKRDKYKVYGELINTYGYELTGGEKQLVCLNYYTNEEISIPMDDQLSAKENAQKYFDKYNKLKRTFEAVTDQIAETKQEIDHLESVSTALDIALMEEDLVQIKEELMEYGYIKHRRSGDKKPKITSRPFHYLSSDGFHIYVGKNNYQNEELTFKVASGNDWWFHAKGIPGSHVIVKSEGKELPDRVFEEAGALAAYYSKGRENDKVEVDYVQKKQIKKVAGAAPGFVIYHTNYSMVAEPKILLEECK is encoded by the coding sequence ATGGCATTAGACGGAATTGTTATGGCAAATCTCGCAGCAGAGATGAAAGACCGGCTGGAAGGCGGAAAGATTGCAAAAATTGCCCAGCCGGAAAAGGATGAACTGCTGTTTACTATTAAAAACCAGAAAAATACATGGAGACTCCTGATTTCGGCCAGTGCCAGTCTCCCTCTGATCTATTTTACAGAGGCAAACAAGCAAAGCCCCATGACCGCCCCAAATTTTTGTATGCTTTTAAGAAAACACATCGGAAACGGGCGAATCATACGGGTGAGCCAGCCGGGACTGGAACGGATCTTATGTATGGAAGTGGAGCACTTTGATGAATTAGGTGATAAAAGAACCAAAAAACTGATCATTGAAATTATGGGAAAGCACAGCAATATCATCTTTTGCAATGAAGAGGATTTGATTTTAGACAGCATAAAGCACATCTCCGCCCAGGTCAGCTCCGTACGAGAGGTTTTGCCGGGAAGAACCTATTTCATCCCACAGACCATGGAGAAAAAAGATCCTCTGACTATCACTGAAGAAGAATTCATTGATGTAATCGGCCAGACAGCCGCACCAATACAAAAAGCGCTGTATATGAAACTGACCGGTCTAAGTCCTATTATGGGCCATGAGCTTTGCAATCTGGCCTCCATTGACGGGGACCGCTCTGCCAATGGAATGACAGAACTGGAACTGATACACCTGTATCACATGTTTTCCTTTATCATGGATGATGTAAAACATGGACATTTCACTCCAAACATTATATATAAGAAGGAAGAACCTGTGGAATTCTCCTCCCTTCCCTTAACATGTTATCAGGGGGAAGGCTATGTTTCCCAATGCTTTGATTCCATCAGCACGCTTTTAGAAAACTATTATGCCTCAAAGAATACCATCACCAGAATCCGGCAAAAATCCGTAGACTTACGAAAAATCGTTCAGACCGCTCTGGAACGAAATTATAAGAAATACGACCTTCAGGCCAAGCAGCTGAAGGATACGGACAAACGGGACAAGTATAAGGTTTACGGAGAGCTTATCAATACCTATGGATATGAATTAACCGGAGGTGAAAAGCAGCTGGTCTGCCTTAATTATTACACCAACGAGGAAATTTCCATTCCTATGGATGATCAGTTATCTGCAAAGGAAAATGCTCAGAAATATTTCGATAAATACAATAAGTTAAAGCGAACCTTTGAAGCTGTAACAGATCAGATTGCGGAAACCAAACAGGAAATCGACCATCTGGAATCTGTTAGTACTGCTTTGGACATCGCCTTAATGGAGGAAGATCTTGTACAGATCAAAGAAGAATTGATGGAGTACGGTTACATTAAGCACCGTCGCTCCGGCGATAAAAAGCCCAAGATTACAAGCAGGCCCTTCCACTACCTTTCTTCTGACGGATTCCATATTTATGTGGGGAAGAATAATTACCAGAATGAGGAACTGACTTTTAAAGTGGCGAGCGGCAATGACTGGTGGTTCCATGCAAAAGGAATCCCAGGCTCCCATGTGATCGTAAAATCCGAAGGAAAAGAGCTTCCCGACCGGGTATTTGAAGAAGCCGGAGCTTTAGCTGCCTACTATTCCAAGGGTCGTGAAAACGATAAGGTGGAAGTGGATTATGTGCAGAAAAAGCAGATTAAAAAAGTAGCCGGAGCGGCGCCTGGCTTTGTTATCTACCATACCAATTATTCCATGGTCGCTGAGCCAAAGATACTTTTGGAAGAGTGTAAGTAA
- a CDS encoding sensor histidine kinase gives MTYFIYSLTGSLCSYFSCVHLLPNKFSPAKKSIIFLYTFATVYFFNKSFGQISTLVTYGGILLITFYFSKFNFFSLSCNLFGYLYSVTFNYIFMWLAGTLLKMDMLELLAHSGLTIAFSCIYCLFCGSTTKMLGWYLHSKLNIAKYLTNQHLLKAIFLDLFLLVFFYIFNFSYGERLGYNYGVIAANGIIFLLLFAITVLLMYSVYKITMSEQAYKHRMAQFENLRTYTDRLENSYGVMRKFKHDYMNILITMSGFIKENDMNGLKDYYEDRILPISRAFTESDTKLGALSNIKNTALKSLLSSKFVYMMEVGIKTEIELTEPIDDLNMDCLDLSRILGIFLDNAMEAAIETKEKGVRFCMFYKEKDLHLIIQNTALPPTFAISELRSHEISTKGENRGIGLFNVDMILKNYENTIWNTTYEEPNFTQELILMRNN, from the coding sequence ATGACTTACTTTATATATTCACTAACAGGAAGTTTATGCAGTTATTTTTCTTGCGTTCACCTTCTACCTAATAAATTCTCTCCAGCAAAGAAAAGTATTATATTTTTATACACATTTGCTACAGTTTACTTTTTTAATAAATCTTTTGGTCAGATAAGTACTCTAGTAACTTATGGAGGAATATTACTTATCACCTTTTATTTTTCAAAATTTAACTTTTTTAGTTTATCCTGTAACTTGTTTGGTTACCTATATTCTGTAACCTTTAATTATATATTCATGTGGCTTGCCGGTACATTATTAAAAATGGATATGCTGGAACTTCTAGCTCATAGTGGATTAACAATTGCTTTTTCCTGCATTTATTGCTTATTTTGCGGTTCAACAACAAAAATGCTGGGCTGGTATTTACATAGCAAACTAAATATAGCGAAATATTTAACTAACCAGCATTTGCTGAAAGCCATCTTTCTTGATCTTTTTCTGTTGGTGTTCTTTTATATTTTTAACTTCTCCTATGGAGAACGCCTTGGCTATAATTACGGAGTCATTGCAGCCAACGGAATTATTTTTCTACTGTTATTCGCGATCACAGTCCTGCTCATGTATTCAGTCTATAAGATCACCATGAGTGAACAAGCCTATAAGCACCGCATGGCACAGTTCGAAAATCTCCGCACTTATACAGATCGCCTGGAAAACTCTTATGGAGTTATGCGTAAATTCAAACACGATTACATGAATATACTTATTACCATGTCAGGATTTATAAAAGAAAATGACATGAATGGACTAAAGGATTATTACGAAGATAGAATACTCCCAATCAGTCGTGCATTTACAGAATCGGATACCAAACTAGGAGCTCTCTCTAATATTAAAAACACTGCACTAAAAAGTCTGCTCTCTTCCAAATTCGTCTATATGATGGAGGTAGGTATCAAAACTGAAATAGAACTGACAGAACCTATTGATGATTTAAACATGGATTGTTTAGACTTATCTCGAATCTTAGGTATATTTTTAGATAATGCCATGGAAGCTGCTATAGAAACAAAAGAAAAAGGAGTGCGTTTCTGCATGTTTTATAAAGAGAAGGATCTCCATCTCATCATCCAAAACACCGCGCTTCCTCCAACTTTTGCTATATCAGAGCTTCGCAGCCATGAAATTTCAACAAAAGGTGAGAATAGAGGAATCGGCCTTTTTAACGTAGATATGATTTTAAAAAATTATGAAAATACCATTTGGAACACTACATATGAAGAACCTAATTTTACACAAGAACTAATCCTAATGCGTAACAATTAA
- a CDS encoding accessory gene regulator B family protein → MSGGDKMIITRFSVVLCSLLNKINPRSEEDNIAIQYGFELILDNIIKLLFLQILGIFLGKGFETFIILFSFCALRLQAGGIHAKTNVGCSLGMLLVWGLSLVGSTIIKLEIPYIILIYIISMIVMFCFAPKGKNINHFTTSSKLKKKLMSMLILSLFTIIAILNSNLRELFVYPVTLEVLTLLPVNNTDVKGE, encoded by the coding sequence ATGTCTGGTGGTGATAAGATGATTATAACAAGGTTTTCGGTCGTTCTCTGTAGCTTACTGAATAAAATCAATCCGAGATCTGAAGAAGATAATATTGCAATCCAATATGGTTTTGAACTGATTTTAGATAATATAATCAAGTTACTTTTTCTTCAAATATTAGGGATATTTTTAGGAAAAGGTTTTGAAACCTTTATTATATTATTTTCCTTCTGTGCCTTACGTCTGCAAGCAGGCGGAATACATGCTAAAACAAATGTTGGCTGCAGCTTAGGTATGTTGCTGGTCTGGGGATTGTCACTGGTCGGGAGCACAATTATAAAGCTTGAGATACCTTATATAATTTTAATTTATATTATAAGTATGATAGTTATGTTTTGCTTTGCACCAAAAGGTAAAAACATAAATCATTTTACTACTTCGTCAAAATTAAAGAAGAAGTTAATGTCTATGTTAATATTATCATTATTTACAATAATTGCAATTCTAAATAGTAATTTACGAGAGTTATTTGTTTATCCGGTTACTTTGGAAGTATTAACATTACTTCCTGTAAATAATACAGATGTGAAAGGAGAATAA
- the gmk gene encoding guanylate kinase, with protein sequence MNENGILIVVSGFSGAGKGTLMKELLKRYDNYALSISATTRNPREGEADGREYFFVTEERFKDMIQKEELIEYAQYVNHYYGTPKEYVLNQMKMGKDVILEIEIQGALKVKKHFPAAILIFVMPPNAEELKRRLIGRGTENMDVINARLRRAAEEAEGMEGYDYILINDKIDTCVEEMHRMIQVQHNRASNNMAFLSHIREELKNI encoded by the coding sequence ATGAATGAAAATGGCATATTGATAGTCGTATCCGGATTTTCAGGGGCAGGCAAGGGTACCTTGATGAAAGAGCTTCTGAAACGGTATGATAATTATGCGTTGTCCATATCCGCTACCACCAGAAATCCCAGAGAGGGAGAAGCAGACGGCAGGGAATATTTCTTTGTGACAGAAGAACGTTTTAAGGATATGATACAAAAGGAAGAATTGATCGAATATGCCCAGTACGTCAACCATTACTATGGTACACCCAAGGAATACGTTTTAAACCAGATGAAAATGGGGAAGGATGTAATCCTGGAAATTGAAATTCAGGGGGCGCTAAAGGTAAAGAAACATTTCCCTGCTGCGATTTTGATTTTTGTCATGCCACCCAACGCAGAGGAATTAAAACGCCGTCTCATAGGCCGCGGTACGGAAAACATGGATGTGATCAATGCCAGACTCCGCCGGGCAGCCGAGGAAGCGGAAGGCATGGAGGGCTATGATTATATCCTCATTAACGATAAGATAGACACTTGTGTGGAAGAGATGCACCGCATGATTCAGGTACAGCATAACCGTGCTTCCAATAATATGGCATTTTTATCCCATATTCGGGAAGAATTAAAGAATATATAG
- the rpoZ gene encoding DNA-directed RNA polymerase subunit omega, which yields MLHPSYSDLINVVNSEVEPGEAPVVQSRYSIVIAAAKRARQIIGGSEPEVLGAGKKPLSVAVEELYEGKVKILSEADATEEDDN from the coding sequence ATGTTACATCCATCTTATTCAGATTTGATTAATGTAGTAAACAGCGAGGTAGAGCCAGGAGAGGCTCCTGTTGTACAGAGCCGTTATTCTATCGTAATTGCCGCAGCCAAGAGAGCAAGGCAGATTATCGGCGGCTCAGAGCCGGAGGTTTTGGGAGCTGGTAAGAAACCGCTTTCTGTTGCCGTAGAAGAACTGTATGAGGGCAAAGTGAAGATTTTAAGCGAAGCGGATGCAACAGAAGAAGACGATAATTAG